The Rhodothermus profundi genome segment TCATGTATTATTCTCCTGGATCAGATTTAATATCTTCTGAGCGAACTTTTCCTCTCCATGACGCTGGAGATAACCCTCAAAATCAGCAGTACGTCGAATTTTATCTATACCTCCTTCACACAGACGTATAATTGCCGCGGCAATAGCTGCCGGGTCATGCGTATCTACCGCTTCCCCCAGTCGGTATCTCTGTAGCTCCCTGCCTATCATCATTGCATTTTGAGAGAGAATAGGCTTATGATAAGCTGCTGCTGTTACCAAGACTCCACTGGAACCTATATGATTTAAGTAAGGAGCAAGTATAACATCTGCTTTCTTGATCTCTTCATCAAGTTCACACTGAGATAAATATCGTGCCTCCACTGTAATGTTAATTCCTTCTGCTAGAAGCTCTTTTTTACGATTTTGGATAAATGGCACCATGGGCCCTTCCCCACAAAACCGAAACTCGCTTTTCTCTTTAACAGAAGAAGGAAGAAGTTTTAAAGCATCAAGTAATGGCTCAATTCCCTTACGCCGCTGCATAGAACCATAAAACAAAAATCGAATTTTTCCCTGTTCCCTCTCTGAATTTGAATCAAAATGCACATCGGGTAAATCATATGGCTCTGGCAAAAATTCCACTTTATATCCATTTACAATATTATTTCTCGCAAACTCCGCAAAATATGGATCTAAAGTAAACAATTTAACAAAATCTCTTCGCTTCAAAGTTCGGTATACTGTTACAGATTTTATAAATTCACGAGCAGAAGAGACAAACCCATTACGCATCTCCTGATAATGCATAGATGCCCGAAATATCAAGCCAGAAATTGTGAAGCCAGAATAGCGTACAGGATCAAACGCAGAACCCAATAGCACATCATCCATAACTGCAAAGAACAGCACATCTGCATTTTGTTGATATGCTATCCTACAACCAAGCCGCCAGCCAAGAAGATGTTTAACCCATCTATTTTTTACATACCTTATCTTCTTAAACTCATCCTCGTTGTTAATCTGAAAAAAATGTAACTTTGTTTTATCTTCATCTACTAAGAACTTAAAAGCCCGCTCTTGCAATTCAGTTGGTACAGCAAACAGAACCTTATCACAAAGCTGAAATTTAAGCGCATAACGCGCAACCACGGCCATATGATGCGGATGATGTCCCTCCCACTCTGTATCAAAATATATTATCATGACCTAACTAACTCATTACCATGTAATGCAGATCAAGAAAACATCGGAGCTTTCCACAAAACTTATATATTTATTTAAATATCATTAATGCTGGGAAAGAATTGCTGACGACCTCTCCTCGTTACTCTTCCGTCCATTCACCAGTGCCCTTACTTCACGCCACCAGGTGCTCGGACGAAAGAGAGCTCGCACCTCCTCAATCTTCTGGCGTTCCTCCTCATTAGCTGGCGCCTGGGAAAGCCAGTGATTCACAAAGGCGAGCCCTACTCCCACAAATACCCCCACAAACAAAAACAGCAACACTATCAACTTACGGCTTGTACCTGTAGCTTCATCAGGAGGAACCGGCGGCTGCACCACGCTCAGCACCGGCGCCTCCTTCTGCACCTGAATCTCAGCCTGCGTCTTCTGCAACTGAAGCTCCCGGTACAACTGCTCCTTGAAGCTTACCTGCCGCTGCAATCGCTCCATCTCAGCCCGCAGCCGAGCCGTCTGCGGATTACGGTTGGCATCCAGAAAGCGCGCCAGCTCCTGCTCGGCCTGACGCAGCTCGGCCTCCACCTGCGCAAACTTCTGTTCAAGAAATTCTAGGTCCTGCCGCGCCTTCTCAGTCTTGATCCGATTTATCGCTGTTTGGAGATGATCTATCGCACGCCGCACAATAGCTGCCGATAAATACGGATCCTTCGTCTCCGCTCGAACTGTGATTACCCCTGGCCCTTCTTTTAACAATCCCCCCCCTACTTTCTCCGAAGCGCTAAGCACCTCACGTAACTCCTTGATCGCCGCGTACTCTTCCTCCGTAGGCAGAATTAACTCACCCGAGTAGAGATCCTGCACAGGCTCCCCCTTACCTCCTCGCAACCAGCGCAGCGGATTCAACCGGGCTAGCCAGCTCTCCCGGCCATAGTACTCCACCAGCGTCATGGCCCGTCCCTCCTCGGCAATGTAAAAGGTATCGCGGGCCAGCGCCAGCAAAAAGTCCGGGCTCTGGACAATGTCAGGATATACGCTGGGACTGATAACTTCGTCTTCGCCCAGGTTTAACCCGAAAGACCGCAA includes the following:
- a CDS encoding glycosyltransferase, whose translation is MAVVARYALKFQLCDKVLFAVPTELQERAFKFLVDEDKTKLHFFQINNEDEFKKIRYVKNRWVKHLLGWRLGCRIAYQQNADVLFFAVMDDVLLGSAFDPVRYSGFTISGLIFRASMHYQEMRNGFVSSAREFIKSVTVYRTLKRRDFVKLFTLDPYFAEFARNNIVNGYKVEFLPEPYDLPDVHFDSNSEREQGKIRFLFYGSMQRRKGIEPLLDALKLLPSSVKEKSEFRFCGEGPMVPFIQNRKKELLAEGINITVEARYLSQCELDEEIKKADVILAPYLNHIGSSGVLVTAAAYHKPILSQNAMMIGRELQRYRLGEAVDTHDPAAIAAAIIRLCEGGIDKIRRTADFEGYLQRHGEEKFAQKILNLIQENNT
- a CDS encoding Wzz/FepE/Etk N-terminal domain-containing protein, with amino-acid sequence MSTPDTPEHPTSGTPSVPPGGGPYYGQPEEDEISLLDLGVVIARQRRVIMLSVLIAMVVGVVVALLSPKTYVAEAKLAPSSSGAAGGALSALRSFGLNLGEDEVISPSVYPDIVQSPDFLLALARDTFYIAEEGRAMTLVEYYGRESWLARLNPLRWLRGGKGEPVQDLYSGELILPTEEEYAAIKELREVLSASEKVGGGLLKEGPGVITVRAETKDPYLSAAIVRRAIDHLQTAINRIKTEKARQDLEFLEQKFAQVEAELRQAEQELARFLDANRNPQTARLRAEMERLQRQVSFKEQLYRELQLQKTQAEIQVQKEAPVLSVVQPPVPPDEATGTSRKLIVLLFLFVGVFVGVGLAFVNHWLSQAPANEEERQKIEEVRALFRPSTWWREVRALVNGRKSNEERSSAILSQH